One part of the Arabidopsis thaliana chromosome 4, partial sequence genome encodes these proteins:
- a CDS encoding sporulation-specific protein (unknown protein; FUNCTIONS IN: molecular_function unknown; INVOLVED IN: biological_process unknown; LOCATED IN: endomembrane system; EXPRESSED IN: 24 plant structures; EXPRESSED DURING: 15 growth stages; CONTAINS InterPro DOMAIN/s: Protein of unknown function DUF2346 (InterPro:IPR018625); BEST Arabidopsis thaliana protein match is: unknown protein (TAIR:AT1G52825.1); Has 30201 Blast hits to 17322 proteins in 780 species: Archae - 12; Bacteria - 1396; Metazoa - 17338; Fungi - 3422; Plants - 5037; Viruses - 0; Other Eukaryotes - 2996 (source: NCBI BLink).), whose protein sequence is MSSVGTSKGVLEIVKFGVYVAVPIVLMYTFANNSTNIKKFMGNRSYVVYPEEAPRPPSPDELREMARELARKKNIR, encoded by the exons ATGTCATCTGTTGGAACATCGAAAGGGGTTCTGGAGATCGTCAAGTTCGGTGTCTATGTCGCTGTTCCGATCGTCCTTATGTACACATTCGCCAACAACAGCACCAATATCAAGAAATTCATGGGCAAT CGTTCATATGTTGTTTATCCTGAAGAGGCACCTAGACCTCCTTCACCCGATGAGCTAAGAGAGATGGCACGAGAGCTTGCCCGTAAGAAGAACATCCGGTGA